One genomic segment of Mesoterricola silvestris includes these proteins:
- the ileS gene encoding isoleucine--tRNA ligase — MKADLPQREPKRLEKWKAEGLYARVEARRRADNAAGRGKGRRILHDGPPYANGAIHIGHALNKILKDMVVKSLWLDGYESPYIPGWDCHGLPIEHAVERDLGPKRREMSRADFLARCRVYAQKWIDSQRTGFQRLGVLGVWEDPYVTMQPRYEADVVRLLARLFECGAVTRKLKVVHWSYGARTALAEAEVEYADKTSPAITVAFPVPDAEARRMNLPTPLDLPIWTTTPWTLPSNLAIAMHPEMEYAVVQAGERHYLVAVALQEDFQRRLGLPFHVKEIRKGKAFQSLKARHAWLDRESPVLLADYVTADTGTGLVHTAPDHGVDDFNLAHHLGLLQLVGPDGRFTAEVNDPELEGKNIFDTNALVVERLRSSGALLHDEMLTHSYPHCWRTKTPIFFRATEQWFITMDDELTGKGKTLRELGLEGVDSTRWVPAQGRNRIHAMIAGRPDWCISRQRAWGTPLTVLRCTECGEPLATADIFAKAAAAIEAGGVEAWADLPLEQLKPAGAVCAKCGADAFAKETDILDVWIDSGVSAAVVCDTHPELSREDYGKFIYLEGSDQHRGWFHSSLLFNLAATGDKPYDTVVTHGFVLDGKGQKMSKSLGNTVTPEEIMKTLGADILRWWTASVDYNEDVRISKEILERSADAYRKIRNTLRFLLGALADFDPAVDAVPEKDFSPLDAWVWGAFGDMADQVTDAFRHYRFMDAAQALHAFCQLELSGQYFEIIKDRLYCDAPGSARRRSCRTLCWKLAQGLSALLAPILTFTADEVWENIPGTTDSVFEQRFPQGTPHPASADWNRFWEIRQAVHAAMEPHRAAKTIGTSLDAQVTLRLPDADLALLGRLGEDPQDLLVIGGLELQSAPDLEVAVAAHAGVKCPRCWNHKGGAGQGEDADLCPRCWDVVRTQA; from the coding sequence ATGAAGGCGGATCTCCCCCAGCGGGAACCCAAGCGGCTCGAGAAGTGGAAGGCCGAAGGCCTCTACGCCCGGGTCGAGGCCCGCAGGAGGGCCGACAACGCCGCCGGCAGGGGCAAGGGCCGCAGGATCCTCCACGACGGCCCCCCCTACGCCAACGGCGCCATCCACATCGGCCACGCCCTCAACAAGATCCTCAAGGACATGGTGGTCAAGTCCCTGTGGCTGGACGGGTACGAATCCCCGTACATCCCCGGCTGGGACTGCCACGGCCTTCCCATCGAGCACGCCGTGGAGCGCGACCTGGGCCCCAAGCGCCGGGAGATGAGCCGCGCCGATTTCCTGGCCCGGTGCCGGGTCTACGCCCAGAAGTGGATCGATTCCCAGCGCACCGGCTTCCAGCGCCTGGGCGTCCTGGGCGTCTGGGAGGATCCCTACGTCACCATGCAGCCCCGCTACGAGGCCGACGTGGTGCGGCTCCTGGCCAGGCTCTTCGAGTGCGGGGCCGTCACCCGCAAGCTCAAGGTGGTGCACTGGAGCTACGGCGCCCGCACCGCCCTGGCCGAGGCCGAGGTGGAGTACGCCGACAAGACCAGTCCCGCGATCACCGTGGCCTTCCCGGTGCCCGACGCCGAGGCCCGGCGCATGAACCTGCCCACGCCCCTGGACCTGCCCATCTGGACCACCACCCCCTGGACCCTGCCCAGCAACCTCGCCATCGCCATGCACCCGGAAATGGAGTACGCCGTGGTGCAGGCCGGGGAGCGCCACTACCTGGTGGCCGTGGCCCTCCAGGAGGACTTCCAGCGCCGCCTGGGCCTGCCCTTCCACGTGAAGGAGATCCGCAAGGGCAAGGCCTTCCAGAGCCTCAAGGCCCGCCACGCCTGGCTGGACCGCGAAAGCCCGGTGCTGCTCGCCGACTACGTCACCGCCGACACCGGCACGGGCCTGGTGCACACGGCCCCCGACCACGGCGTGGACGACTTCAACCTCGCCCACCACCTGGGCCTCCTGCAGCTGGTGGGTCCCGACGGGCGCTTCACGGCCGAGGTGAACGACCCCGAGCTGGAAGGCAAGAACATCTTCGACACCAATGCCCTGGTGGTGGAGCGCCTGCGCAGCTCCGGCGCCCTCCTCCACGACGAGATGCTCACCCACAGCTACCCCCACTGCTGGCGCACCAAGACGCCCATCTTCTTCCGGGCGACGGAACAGTGGTTCATCACCATGGACGACGAGCTCACCGGCAAGGGCAAGACGCTCCGCGAGCTGGGCCTGGAGGGCGTGGACAGCACCCGCTGGGTCCCCGCCCAGGGCCGCAACCGCATCCACGCCATGATCGCGGGACGCCCGGACTGGTGCATCTCCCGCCAGCGCGCCTGGGGCACGCCCCTGACCGTGCTGCGCTGCACCGAGTGCGGCGAGCCCCTGGCCACCGCCGACATCTTCGCCAAGGCCGCCGCGGCCATCGAGGCCGGCGGCGTGGAGGCCTGGGCCGACCTGCCCCTGGAGCAGCTCAAGCCCGCGGGCGCCGTGTGCGCCAAGTGCGGCGCCGACGCCTTCGCCAAGGAGACCGACATCCTGGACGTGTGGATCGACTCCGGCGTCAGCGCCGCCGTCGTGTGCGACACCCATCCCGAGCTGAGCCGCGAGGACTACGGCAAGTTCATCTACCTGGAGGGCTCGGACCAGCACCGGGGCTGGTTCCACTCCTCGCTGCTCTTCAACCTCGCGGCCACGGGCGACAAGCCCTACGACACCGTCGTCACCCACGGCTTCGTGCTCGACGGCAAGGGCCAGAAGATGAGCAAGAGCCTGGGCAACACCGTGACCCCCGAGGAGATCATGAAGACCCTGGGGGCCGACATCCTCCGGTGGTGGACGGCCTCCGTGGACTACAACGAGGACGTGCGCATCTCCAAGGAGATCCTGGAGCGCTCCGCCGACGCCTACCGGAAGATCCGCAACACCCTGCGCTTCCTCCTGGGCGCCCTGGCGGATTTCGATCCCGCCGTCGACGCGGTGCCCGAAAAGGACTTCTCGCCCCTGGACGCCTGGGTGTGGGGGGCCTTCGGCGACATGGCCGACCAGGTCACCGACGCCTTCCGGCACTACCGTTTCATGGACGCCGCCCAGGCCCTGCACGCCTTCTGCCAGTTGGAACTCTCCGGCCAGTACTTCGAGATCATCAAGGACCGCCTGTACTGCGACGCCCCCGGCTCCGCCCGGCGCAGGAGCTGCCGCACCCTGTGCTGGAAGCTCGCCCAGGGCCTCTCGGCCCTCCTGGCGCCCATCCTCACCTTCACAGCCGACGAGGTGTGGGAGAACATCCCCGGCACCACGGATTCGGTCTTCGAGCAGCGCTTCCCCCAGGGCACGCCCCACCCGGCGTCGGCCGACTGGAACCGCTTCTGGGAGATCCGCCAGGCCGTGCACGCCGCCATGGAGCCCCACCGGGCCGCCAAGACCATCGGCACCAGCCTGGACGCCCAGGTCACCCTGCGGCTTCCCGACGCCGACCTGGCCCTCCTGGGGCGCCTGGGCGAGGATCCCCAGGACCTCCTGGTCATCGGCGGCCTCGAGCTGCAGTCCGCCCCCGACCTCGAGGTGGCCGTCGCCGCCCACGCCGGCGTCAAGTGCCCCCGCTGCTGGAACCACAAGGGCGGTGCAGGGCAGGGCGAGGACGCCGACCTGTGTCCCCGGTGCTGGGACGTGGTGCGGACCCAGGCATGA
- the lspA gene encoding signal peptidase II, whose protein sequence is MNRRLPWLLLPAAALAADIASKAWILGLLAQRGTQVVIPGFFSLTLGYNPGAIFGTLGGAPPRVRTAIFVVAGIAAVLYFGWEFLRESTPTLQRVALGLVLGGALGNGLDRFRHGAVVDFLDFEFWGWHYWTFNLADSFIVCGGVLLGITLLRAALRAKAGNPQE, encoded by the coding sequence ATGAACCGCCGCCTGCCCTGGCTCCTCCTCCCCGCGGCCGCCCTGGCCGCGGACATCGCCTCCAAGGCCTGGATCCTGGGCCTGCTCGCGCAGCGGGGCACCCAGGTGGTCATCCCGGGCTTCTTCAGCCTGACCCTGGGCTACAACCCCGGCGCCATCTTCGGCACCCTGGGCGGGGCCCCGCCCCGGGTGCGCACGGCCATCTTCGTCGTCGCCGGCATCGCCGCCGTCCTGTACTTCGGCTGGGAGTTCCTGCGGGAATCCACCCCCACCCTCCAGCGCGTGGCCCTGGGCCTCGTCCTGGGCGGGGCCCTGGGCAACGGCCTGGACCGCTTCCGCCACGGCGCCGTGGTGGACTTCCTGGATTTCGAATTCTGGGGCTGGCACTACTGGACCTTCAACCTCGCCGACAGCTTCATCGTCTGCGGGGGCGTGCTCCTGGGCATCACCCTGCTCCGGGCCGCCCTGCGGGCGAAGGCCGGGAATCCGCAGGAATAG
- the tatA gene encoding twin-arginine translocase TatA/TatE family subunit, with protein MGNLGLTEMLLIGILLLIFFGPSKLPELGKALGKGIQEFKKASREITDSVKEDVGSNPSEKK; from the coding sequence ATGGGCAATCTCGGTTTGACGGAAATGCTTCTGATCGGCATCCTGCTGCTGATCTTCTTCGGCCCCTCCAAGCTGCCCGAACTGGGCAAGGCTCTGGGCAAGGGGATCCAGGAGTTCAAGAAGGCCAGCCGCGAGATCACCGACTCCGTCAAGGAGGACGTCGGCAGCAACCCGTCCGAGAAGAAATAG
- the nadB gene encoding L-aspartate oxidase: MITCDVLVLGGGIAGCSAALRAAELGADVVVVAKDSLGESNTAYAQGGIIGMPPPDAHDSAELLASDVEAAGAGLCKPEAVALLAEQGPILCREFLWKQVGVDFDHTGALEPEPTAEAAHSARRIWHVKDATGRAIQTALTAKVRAHPRIRIFESHSLVDLLTVPHHSRDPRRVYDPIQVWGAYGLAPDGQVRMCLARRTILATGGLGYLYLHTSNPASATGDGLAAAYRASARIVNCEYVQFHPTTLYVPGRPRTLLTEALRGEGAHLVNGAGERFMSKYAPEGLELAPRDVVSRAIFQEMAATGEPCMYLDLEPLKARLDLEARFPTVLATCRKAGLEPLAQPIPVVPAAHYFCGGVAVDLDGRASLPGLFAVGEVSCTGVHGANRLASSSLLEGLVWGYRAGEACATESRDTALPDPDSLEAWKPVPPGPEPDPLLIEQDWTSIRTTLWNYAGIVRTRDRLLRGRGDMGYLYHRIEAFYRAAPLSRSLLELRNGILCARLIFKAALQNPESRGCHYRLD, encoded by the coding sequence GTGATCACCTGCGACGTACTGGTTCTGGGCGGCGGCATCGCCGGGTGTTCGGCGGCGCTGCGGGCCGCGGAACTGGGCGCCGACGTGGTGGTGGTGGCCAAGGATTCCCTGGGGGAGTCCAACACGGCCTACGCCCAGGGCGGCATCATCGGCATGCCGCCCCCGGACGCCCACGATTCCGCCGAGCTGCTCGCCTCGGACGTGGAGGCCGCCGGCGCCGGGCTCTGCAAGCCCGAGGCCGTGGCCCTGCTGGCCGAGCAGGGACCCATCCTCTGCCGGGAATTCCTCTGGAAGCAGGTGGGGGTGGACTTCGACCACACCGGCGCCCTGGAGCCCGAGCCCACCGCCGAGGCCGCCCACAGCGCGAGGCGCATCTGGCACGTGAAGGACGCCACGGGCCGCGCCATCCAGACCGCCCTCACCGCCAAGGTGCGCGCCCATCCCCGGATCCGCATCTTCGAGAGCCACTCCCTGGTGGACCTGCTCACGGTGCCCCACCACAGCCGCGACCCCCGGCGGGTCTACGACCCCATCCAGGTGTGGGGCGCCTACGGCCTGGCCCCGGACGGCCAGGTGCGCATGTGCCTGGCCCGGCGCACCATCCTGGCCACGGGCGGCCTGGGCTACCTCTACCTCCACACCAGCAACCCCGCCTCCGCCACCGGGGACGGCCTGGCCGCGGCGTACCGGGCCTCGGCCCGCATCGTGAACTGCGAGTACGTGCAGTTCCACCCCACCACCCTCTACGTCCCCGGACGGCCCCGGACCCTGCTCACCGAGGCCCTGCGCGGCGAGGGCGCCCACCTGGTCAACGGCGCGGGGGAGCGCTTCATGTCGAAGTACGCGCCCGAAGGGCTGGAGCTGGCCCCCCGGGACGTGGTGAGCCGGGCCATCTTCCAGGAGATGGCCGCCACGGGCGAGCCCTGCATGTACCTGGACCTGGAGCCCCTCAAGGCCCGCCTGGACCTGGAGGCGCGGTTCCCCACGGTGCTGGCCACCTGCCGCAAGGCGGGCCTGGAGCCCCTGGCCCAGCCCATCCCCGTGGTGCCCGCCGCCCACTACTTCTGCGGCGGCGTGGCGGTGGACCTGGACGGCAGGGCCAGCCTCCCGGGGCTCTTCGCCGTGGGCGAGGTGTCCTGCACCGGGGTGCACGGGGCCAACCGCCTCGCCTCCTCCTCCCTCCTGGAGGGCCTGGTGTGGGGCTACCGCGCCGGCGAGGCCTGCGCCACGGAAAGCCGCGACACCGCGCTGCCGGACCCGGATTCCCTGGAGGCCTGGAAGCCCGTGCCCCCGGGCCCCGAGCCCGACCCGCTCCTGATCGAGCAGGACTGGACCAGCATCCGCACCACCCTCTGGAACTACGCGGGCATCGTGCGCACCCGGGACCGGCTCCTGCGGGGCAGGGGCGACATGGGCTACCTCTACCACCGCATCGAGGCCTTCTACCGCGCGGCGCCCCTGTCCCGGAGCCTGCTGGAGCTGCGCAACGGCATCCTCTGCGCGCGGCTCATCTTCAAGGCGGCGCTGCAGAACCCCGAATCCCGGGGCTGCCACTACCGTCTGGACTGA
- a CDS encoding MotA/TolQ/ExbB proton channel family protein has translation MAYMGLMAGQGVNLWEVVLHAGTVARVVLLILGAFSITSWVIIVQKAILLSRSKGVTDSFRAVFRKTTNWGELKGRAGEFTMSPLVGLFTAGFSEVNYQLRPAPGPAGQKPQIKSMEAVERCLQRASVVEMGRMENYLGILATIAAVSPFVGLFGTVWGIIDAFHGIGTAGNASLATVAPGISEALVATALGLVAAIPALMAYNFFQGQLKHWQTELDDFSLEFIGVSERNFT, from the coding sequence ATGGCTTACATGGGCCTGATGGCAGGACAGGGTGTCAACCTTTGGGAAGTGGTGCTCCACGCCGGCACCGTGGCCCGGGTCGTGCTGCTGATCCTGGGGGCCTTCTCCATCACCAGCTGGGTCATCATCGTGCAGAAGGCGATCCTGCTCAGCCGCAGCAAGGGCGTCACCGACAGCTTCCGGGCCGTGTTCCGCAAGACCACCAATTGGGGCGAGCTCAAGGGCCGCGCCGGCGAATTCACCATGAGCCCCCTGGTGGGGCTTTTCACCGCGGGCTTTTCCGAAGTGAACTACCAGCTGCGCCCCGCGCCGGGCCCCGCCGGCCAGAAACCCCAGATCAAGAGCATGGAGGCCGTGGAGCGCTGCCTCCAGCGGGCCTCGGTGGTGGAGATGGGCCGAATGGAGAACTACCTGGGCATCCTGGCCACCATCGCGGCCGTGAGCCCCTTCGTGGGCCTGTTCGGGACGGTGTGGGGCATCATCGACGCCTTCCACGGCATCGGCACGGCGGGCAACGCCAGCCTCGCCACGGTGGCCCCCGGCATCTCCGAGGCCCTGGTGGCCACGGCCCTGGGCCTGGTGGCCGCCATCCCCGCCCTGATGGCCTACAACTTCTTCCAGGGCCAGCTCAAGCACTGGCAGACGGAGCTGGACGACTTCTCCCTGGAATTCATCGGCGTCTCCGAACGCAACTTCACCTGA
- a CDS encoding UDP-glucose dehydrogenase family protein, protein MQILVIGTGYVGLVAAAGFAEAGHRVLGIDNDAGKIAKIREGVSPIYEPGLDELLARHQASGSLAFSLDLSDGIAAADAAFICVGTPQSEDGSADLQYVLSVAGAIGSAMALRPLDAKPLVVVDKSTVPVGTAARVHAAIAAKTDRPFEVVSNPEFLREGCAIDDFIRPDRVVVGCRTDHAAAVMKGLYGKFLEASGGQWLRMDPPSAELTKYAANAMLALRISFINEIAGLCEKVGADVDFVKQGIGSDHRIGKFFLNPGPGFGGSCFPKDLQALLKVGRENAHPLRALEATVEANRHQKQVLALKVRAHYDCASGAPAPLAGRRFALWGLAFKAHTDDIREAMSMELIDSLASLGARVVVHDFEAMENVKAKLGDRVEYAADFMEACRGADALLIATEWPQYAAADLEKVGGLLKAKVMFDGRNLFRPEAMKAAGWTYHSIGRVTVSQA, encoded by the coding sequence ATGCAGATCCTGGTCATCGGCACTGGATATGTGGGCCTTGTGGCCGCGGCCGGCTTCGCGGAAGCCGGGCACCGCGTGCTGGGCATCGACAACGACGCGGGCAAGATCGCCAAGATCCGCGAAGGCGTCTCCCCCATCTACGAGCCGGGCCTGGACGAGCTCCTGGCGCGGCACCAGGCCTCGGGTTCCCTGGCCTTCAGCCTCGATCTCAGCGACGGCATCGCCGCGGCCGACGCCGCCTTCATCTGCGTGGGCACGCCCCAGAGCGAGGACGGCAGCGCGGACCTGCAGTACGTGCTCTCGGTGGCCGGCGCCATCGGATCGGCCATGGCCCTGCGCCCCCTGGACGCCAAGCCCCTCGTGGTGGTGGACAAGAGCACCGTCCCCGTGGGCACCGCGGCCCGGGTGCACGCGGCCATCGCGGCCAAGACGGACCGCCCCTTCGAGGTGGTGTCCAATCCCGAATTCCTGCGCGAGGGATGCGCCATCGACGATTTCATCCGGCCCGACCGGGTCGTGGTGGGCTGCAGGACGGATCATGCCGCCGCCGTGATGAAGGGGCTCTACGGGAAATTCCTGGAGGCCAGCGGCGGCCAGTGGCTCCGCATGGACCCCCCCAGCGCCGAACTGACCAAGTACGCCGCCAACGCCATGCTCGCGCTGCGCATCAGCTTCATCAACGAGATCGCCGGCCTGTGCGAGAAGGTGGGCGCGGACGTGGATTTCGTCAAGCAGGGCATCGGCAGCGACCACCGCATCGGGAAATTCTTCCTGAACCCCGGCCCCGGATTCGGCGGAAGCTGCTTCCCCAAGGACCTCCAGGCCCTCCTGAAGGTGGGCCGGGAGAACGCCCATCCCCTGCGGGCCCTGGAAGCCACGGTGGAGGCCAACCGCCACCAGAAGCAGGTGCTGGCCCTGAAGGTGCGCGCCCACTACGATTGCGCCTCGGGGGCCCCCGCGCCGCTGGCGGGGCGCAGGTTCGCCCTGTGGGGCCTGGCCTTCAAGGCCCACACGGACGACATCCGCGAGGCCATGAGCATGGAGCTCATCGACAGCCTCGCGTCCCTGGGCGCCCGGGTCGTGGTGCACGACTTCGAGGCCATGGAGAACGTCAAGGCCAAGCTGGGGGACCGGGTGGAGTACGCCGCGGACTTCATGGAGGCCTGCAGGGGCGCCGACGCCCTGCTCATCGCCACCGAGTGGCCCCAGTACGCCGCCGCGGACCTGGAGAAGGTGGGCGGCCTCCTGAAGGCCAAGGTGATGTTCGACGGACGGAACCTGTTCCGGCCGGAGGCCATGAAGGCCGCGGGCTGGACCTACCATTCCATCGGCCGCGTAACCGTTTCCCAGGCATAA
- the tatC gene encoding twin-arginine translocase subunit TatC gives MTTPETPPNQMSFWEHLHELRVRLIRSLLIVAGAFALTYFFRFRLMVWAQKPFMETFKKHAIAQAQAAHLPIPTVFDPFAYTSLTEPFFSLMRLAVWAAIFVAAPFLFGQIWGFIKPGLYSRERRFAIPFVLVTTGCFLGGAAFAYWNAFAFLGDILFKEAMQAGLRTNLHLEDYLDLFIYTVVGTGLMFELPVLVFFLARFRLVTATWLLKYWRHATVAIFTISAFLTPGDVIVTTIFFGVVLEALYFVSVLVAWFARPRKPRLDVIEPE, from the coding sequence ATGACGACACCCGAAACGCCACCCAACCAGATGTCCTTCTGGGAGCACCTGCACGAGCTGCGGGTGCGGCTCATCCGCAGCCTGCTCATCGTCGCGGGGGCCTTCGCCCTGACCTACTTCTTCCGTTTCCGGCTCATGGTATGGGCCCAGAAGCCCTTCATGGAAACGTTCAAGAAGCACGCCATCGCCCAGGCCCAGGCCGCCCACCTGCCGATCCCCACGGTCTTCGATCCCTTCGCCTACACCAGCCTCACGGAGCCCTTCTTCTCCCTCATGAGGCTGGCCGTGTGGGCCGCGATCTTCGTGGCGGCGCCCTTCCTCTTCGGCCAGATCTGGGGCTTCATCAAGCCCGGGCTCTACAGCCGCGAGCGGCGCTTCGCGATCCCCTTCGTCCTGGTGACCACCGGCTGCTTCCTGGGGGGGGCCGCCTTCGCCTACTGGAACGCCTTCGCCTTCCTGGGGGACATCCTCTTCAAGGAGGCCATGCAGGCCGGACTGCGCACCAACCTGCACCTGGAGGACTACCTGGACCTCTTCATCTACACGGTGGTGGGCACGGGCCTCATGTTCGAGCTGCCGGTGCTGGTGTTCTTCCTGGCGCGCTTCCGCCTGGTCACCGCCACCTGGCTGCTGAAGTACTGGCGCCACGCCACGGTGGCCATCTTCACCATCAGCGCCTTCCTGACCCCGGGCGACGTCATCGTCACGACGATCTTCTTCGGGGTGGTGCTGGAGGCCCTCTATTTCGTCTCCGTCCTGGTGGCCTGGTTCGCCCGTCCCCGCAAGCCGCGGCTGGATGTGATCGAACCGGAGTAG
- a CDS encoding DUF309 domain-containing protein, protein MTCGPRTPVFWQRQPGLPRPVLGFLRSRLEAALADPADRALLAWPTVLGAPRVREEFPGGLPEAELLARAAAMLPQEDPERAWRDVLARFPDTADRGPGGWVPHRIWDPLSSLVSLRSGVTLLALLGLPGGDRYPLAAGVSLFNAALFHECHDALEPLWLEAEGPLRGGLQGLILMAAGHHHLQVQNAPGMAGLLEDAVEALGGGDALATPWGTVSYGAALDLVRERLAALDDEFGERAEEPPWERLWALDRPEWELT, encoded by the coding sequence ATGACCTGCGGCCCGCGCACCCCCGTCTTCTGGCAGCGCCAGCCCGGGCTGCCCCGGCCGGTCCTTGGTTTCCTGCGCTCCCGCCTGGAGGCGGCCCTGGCCGACCCCGCGGACCGGGCGCTCCTGGCCTGGCCCACGGTCCTGGGCGCGCCCCGGGTGCGGGAGGAATTCCCCGGGGGCCTCCCCGAGGCCGAGCTGCTGGCCCGGGCCGCCGCCATGCTGCCCCAGGAGGATCCGGAGCGGGCCTGGCGGGACGTCCTGGCCCGCTTCCCGGACACCGCCGACCGCGGTCCGGGGGGCTGGGTCCCCCACCGCATCTGGGATCCCCTCTCCTCCCTGGTGAGCCTGCGCAGCGGCGTGACCCTCCTGGCCCTCCTGGGCCTGCCCGGAGGCGACCGGTATCCGCTGGCCGCGGGGGTGTCCCTGTTCAACGCGGCGCTCTTCCACGAGTGCCACGACGCCCTGGAGCCCCTGTGGCTGGAGGCCGAGGGGCCCCTGCGCGGCGGCCTCCAGGGCCTCATCCTCATGGCCGCCGGCCACCACCACCTGCAGGTGCAGAACGCCCCGGGCATGGCCGGCCTCCTGGAGGACGCGGTGGAGGCCCTGGGCGGCGGGGACGCGCTGGCTACCCCCTGGGGCACCGTTTCGTACGGGGCCGCCCTGGACCTGGTGCGGGAGCGGCTGGCGGCCCTGGACGACGAATTCGGCGAGCGGGCCGAGGAACCCCCCTGGGAACGGTTGTGGGCCCTCGACCGGCCGGAATGGGAGCTGACGTGA